In Gouania willdenowi chromosome 24, fGouWil2.1, whole genome shotgun sequence, a single window of DNA contains:
- the tpd52l1 gene encoding tumor protein D53 isoform X8: MDDRRQERGSLAAGFLDSEPLKESDEDLGSELNLNNCIMTEEEREEFQQELAKLEEEISTLRQVLTAKEKQYAELKHKLGLGPLSELKNNLSRSWHDMQSSTAYKKTSDTLSTAGQKTSAAFTTFGSAITRKFGDMSIVGLELLFPRRSNSIGYSVRQSMSMPIIRNSPSFKSFEEKVESTVSTIKTKVGGTEAGGSFEDVLSSAANASSQDTPTNSMMDSSERQC, from the exons ATGGACGACAGACGACAAG AGAGAGGAAGCCTCGCAGCAG GTTTTCTGGACTCGGAGCCGCTGAAGGAGTCCGATGAAGATTTGGGGTCAGAGCTCAACTTGAACAACTGCATCATGACTGAAGAGGAGCGAGAGGAGTTCCAACAGGAGCTGGCTAAA CTCGAAGAGGAGATCAGCACACTAAGGCAGGTCCTGACCGCCAAAGAAAAGCAGTATGCAGAGCTTAAACACAAGCTGGGCCTGGGTCCACTGAGTGAATTGAAGAACAACTTGAGCAGAAGCTGGCACGACATGCAGAGCTCCAcagc ATATAAGAAGACGTCCGATACGCTCTCCACAGCGGGACAGAAAACCTCAGCGGCGTTCACCACTTTTGGCAGCGCCATCACACGGAAGTTTGGAGACATGAG CATAGTGGGGCTGGAGTTACTCTTCCCACGGAG GTCCAACTCCATAGG TTACTCTGTCAGACAGTCTATGAGCATGCCCATCATCAG GAACTCCCCCAGCTTCAAGTCATTCGAGGAGAAAGTGGAAAGTACGGTTTCTACCATTAAG ACTAAGGTTGGGGGCACAGAGGCTGGGGGCAGCTTTGAGGACGTCCTCTCATCCGCGGCTAACGCTAGCTCTCAGGACACGCCCACCAACAGCATGATGGACAGCTCAGAGAGGCAGTGTTAA
- the tpd52l1 gene encoding tumor protein D53 isoform X1 has protein sequence MDDRRQELYSSVLSDAVVDWGGMGPGEEWVNSATQEGMWERGSLAAGFLDSEPLKESDEDLGSELNLNNCIMTEEEREEFQQELAKLEEEISTLRQVLTAKEKQYAELKHKLGLGPLSELKNNLSRSWHDMQSSTAYKKTSDTLSTAGQKTSAAFTTFGSAITRKFGDMSIVGLELLFPRRSNSIGYSVRQSMSMPIIRNSPSFKSFEEKVESTVSTIKTKVGGTEAGGSFEDVLSSAANASSQDTPTNSMMDSSERQC, from the exons ATGGACGACAGACGACAAG AGTTGTACTCTAGTGTTCTGAGCGATGCGGTGGTGGACTGGGGCGGCATGGGTCCTGGAGAAGAATGGGTTAACTCAGCCACACAGGAGGGAATGTGGG AGAGAGGAAGCCTCGCAGCAG GTTTTCTGGACTCGGAGCCGCTGAAGGAGTCCGATGAAGATTTGGGGTCAGAGCTCAACTTGAACAACTGCATCATGACTGAAGAGGAGCGAGAGGAGTTCCAACAGGAGCTGGCTAAA CTCGAAGAGGAGATCAGCACACTAAGGCAGGTCCTGACCGCCAAAGAAAAGCAGTATGCAGAGCTTAAACACAAGCTGGGCCTGGGTCCACTGAGTGAATTGAAGAACAACTTGAGCAGAAGCTGGCACGACATGCAGAGCTCCAcagc ATATAAGAAGACGTCCGATACGCTCTCCACAGCGGGACAGAAAACCTCAGCGGCGTTCACCACTTTTGGCAGCGCCATCACACGGAAGTTTGGAGACATGAG CATAGTGGGGCTGGAGTTACTCTTCCCACGGAG GTCCAACTCCATAGG TTACTCTGTCAGACAGTCTATGAGCATGCCCATCATCAG GAACTCCCCCAGCTTCAAGTCATTCGAGGAGAAAGTGGAAAGTACGGTTTCTACCATTAAG ACTAAGGTTGGGGGCACAGAGGCTGGGGGCAGCTTTGAGGACGTCCTCTCATCCGCGGCTAACGCTAGCTCTCAGGACACGCCCACCAACAGCATGATGGACAGCTCAGAGAGGCAGTGTTAA
- the tpd52l1 gene encoding tumor protein D53 isoform X4 has translation MDDRRQELYSSVLSDAVVDWGGMGPGEEWVNSATQEGMWERGSLAAGFLDSEPLKESDEDLGSELNLNNCIMTEEEREEFQQELAKLEEEISTLRQVLTAKEKQYAELKHKLGLGPLSELKNNLSRSWHDMQSSTAYKKTSDTLSTAGQKTSAAFTTFGSAITRKFGDMSIVGLELLFPRRSNSIGNSPSFKSFEEKVESTVSTIKTKVGGTEAGGSFEDVLSSAANASSQDTPTNSMMDSSERQC, from the exons ATGGACGACAGACGACAAG AGTTGTACTCTAGTGTTCTGAGCGATGCGGTGGTGGACTGGGGCGGCATGGGTCCTGGAGAAGAATGGGTTAACTCAGCCACACAGGAGGGAATGTGGG AGAGAGGAAGCCTCGCAGCAG GTTTTCTGGACTCGGAGCCGCTGAAGGAGTCCGATGAAGATTTGGGGTCAGAGCTCAACTTGAACAACTGCATCATGACTGAAGAGGAGCGAGAGGAGTTCCAACAGGAGCTGGCTAAA CTCGAAGAGGAGATCAGCACACTAAGGCAGGTCCTGACCGCCAAAGAAAAGCAGTATGCAGAGCTTAAACACAAGCTGGGCCTGGGTCCACTGAGTGAATTGAAGAACAACTTGAGCAGAAGCTGGCACGACATGCAGAGCTCCAcagc ATATAAGAAGACGTCCGATACGCTCTCCACAGCGGGACAGAAAACCTCAGCGGCGTTCACCACTTTTGGCAGCGCCATCACACGGAAGTTTGGAGACATGAG CATAGTGGGGCTGGAGTTACTCTTCCCACGGAG GTCCAACTCCATAGG GAACTCCCCCAGCTTCAAGTCATTCGAGGAGAAAGTGGAAAGTACGGTTTCTACCATTAAG ACTAAGGTTGGGGGCACAGAGGCTGGGGGCAGCTTTGAGGACGTCCTCTCATCCGCGGCTAACGCTAGCTCTCAGGACACGCCCACCAACAGCATGATGGACAGCTCAGAGAGGCAGTGTTAA
- the tpd52l1 gene encoding tumor protein D53 isoform X3 — translation MDDRRQELYSSVLSDAVVDWGGMGPGEEWVNSATQEGMWERGSLAAGFLDSEPLKESDEDLGSELNLNNCIMTEEEREEFQQELAKLEEEISTLRQVLTAKEKQYAELKHKLGLGPLSELKNNLSRSWHDMQSSTAYKKTSDTLSTAGQKTSAAFTTFGSAITRKFGDMRSNSIGYSVRQSMSMPIIRNSPSFKSFEEKVESTVSTIKTKVGGTEAGGSFEDVLSSAANASSQDTPTNSMMDSSERQC, via the exons ATGGACGACAGACGACAAG AGTTGTACTCTAGTGTTCTGAGCGATGCGGTGGTGGACTGGGGCGGCATGGGTCCTGGAGAAGAATGGGTTAACTCAGCCACACAGGAGGGAATGTGGG AGAGAGGAAGCCTCGCAGCAG GTTTTCTGGACTCGGAGCCGCTGAAGGAGTCCGATGAAGATTTGGGGTCAGAGCTCAACTTGAACAACTGCATCATGACTGAAGAGGAGCGAGAGGAGTTCCAACAGGAGCTGGCTAAA CTCGAAGAGGAGATCAGCACACTAAGGCAGGTCCTGACCGCCAAAGAAAAGCAGTATGCAGAGCTTAAACACAAGCTGGGCCTGGGTCCACTGAGTGAATTGAAGAACAACTTGAGCAGAAGCTGGCACGACATGCAGAGCTCCAcagc ATATAAGAAGACGTCCGATACGCTCTCCACAGCGGGACAGAAAACCTCAGCGGCGTTCACCACTTTTGGCAGCGCCATCACACGGAAGTTTGGAGACATGAG GTCCAACTCCATAGG TTACTCTGTCAGACAGTCTATGAGCATGCCCATCATCAG GAACTCCCCCAGCTTCAAGTCATTCGAGGAGAAAGTGGAAAGTACGGTTTCTACCATTAAG ACTAAGGTTGGGGGCACAGAGGCTGGGGGCAGCTTTGAGGACGTCCTCTCATCCGCGGCTAACGCTAGCTCTCAGGACACGCCCACCAACAGCATGATGGACAGCTCAGAGAGGCAGTGTTAA
- the tpd52l1 gene encoding tumor protein D53 isoform X6 — MDDRRQELYSSVLSDAVVDWGGMGPGEEWVNSATQEGMWERGSLAAGFLDSEPLKESDEDLGSELNLNNCIMTEEEREEFQQELAKLEEEISTLRQVLTAKEKQYAELKHKLGLGPLSELKNNLSRSWHDMQSSTAYKKTSDTLSTAGQKTSAAFTTFGSAITRKFGDMRSNSIGNSPSFKSFEEKVESTVSTIKTKVGGTEAGGSFEDVLSSAANASSQDTPTNSMMDSSERQC; from the exons ATGGACGACAGACGACAAG AGTTGTACTCTAGTGTTCTGAGCGATGCGGTGGTGGACTGGGGCGGCATGGGTCCTGGAGAAGAATGGGTTAACTCAGCCACACAGGAGGGAATGTGGG AGAGAGGAAGCCTCGCAGCAG GTTTTCTGGACTCGGAGCCGCTGAAGGAGTCCGATGAAGATTTGGGGTCAGAGCTCAACTTGAACAACTGCATCATGACTGAAGAGGAGCGAGAGGAGTTCCAACAGGAGCTGGCTAAA CTCGAAGAGGAGATCAGCACACTAAGGCAGGTCCTGACCGCCAAAGAAAAGCAGTATGCAGAGCTTAAACACAAGCTGGGCCTGGGTCCACTGAGTGAATTGAAGAACAACTTGAGCAGAAGCTGGCACGACATGCAGAGCTCCAcagc ATATAAGAAGACGTCCGATACGCTCTCCACAGCGGGACAGAAAACCTCAGCGGCGTTCACCACTTTTGGCAGCGCCATCACACGGAAGTTTGGAGACATGAG GTCCAACTCCATAGG GAACTCCCCCAGCTTCAAGTCATTCGAGGAGAAAGTGGAAAGTACGGTTTCTACCATTAAG ACTAAGGTTGGGGGCACAGAGGCTGGGGGCAGCTTTGAGGACGTCCTCTCATCCGCGGCTAACGCTAGCTCTCAGGACACGCCCACCAACAGCATGATGGACAGCTCAGAGAGGCAGTGTTAA
- the tpd52l1 gene encoding tumor protein D53 isoform X5 codes for MDDRRQELYSSVLSDAVVDWGGMGPGEEWVNSATQEGMWERGSLAAGFLDSEPLKESDEDLGSELNLNNCIMTEEEREEFQQELAKLEEEISTLRQVLTAKEKQYAELKHKLGLGPLSELKNNLSRSWHDMQSSTAYKKTSDTLSTAGQKTSAAFTTFGSAITRKFGDMSIVGLELLFPRRNSPSFKSFEEKVESTVSTIKTKVGGTEAGGSFEDVLSSAANASSQDTPTNSMMDSSERQC; via the exons ATGGACGACAGACGACAAG AGTTGTACTCTAGTGTTCTGAGCGATGCGGTGGTGGACTGGGGCGGCATGGGTCCTGGAGAAGAATGGGTTAACTCAGCCACACAGGAGGGAATGTGGG AGAGAGGAAGCCTCGCAGCAG GTTTTCTGGACTCGGAGCCGCTGAAGGAGTCCGATGAAGATTTGGGGTCAGAGCTCAACTTGAACAACTGCATCATGACTGAAGAGGAGCGAGAGGAGTTCCAACAGGAGCTGGCTAAA CTCGAAGAGGAGATCAGCACACTAAGGCAGGTCCTGACCGCCAAAGAAAAGCAGTATGCAGAGCTTAAACACAAGCTGGGCCTGGGTCCACTGAGTGAATTGAAGAACAACTTGAGCAGAAGCTGGCACGACATGCAGAGCTCCAcagc ATATAAGAAGACGTCCGATACGCTCTCCACAGCGGGACAGAAAACCTCAGCGGCGTTCACCACTTTTGGCAGCGCCATCACACGGAAGTTTGGAGACATGAG CATAGTGGGGCTGGAGTTACTCTTCCCACGGAG GAACTCCCCCAGCTTCAAGTCATTCGAGGAGAAAGTGGAAAGTACGGTTTCTACCATTAAG ACTAAGGTTGGGGGCACAGAGGCTGGGGGCAGCTTTGAGGACGTCCTCTCATCCGCGGCTAACGCTAGCTCTCAGGACACGCCCACCAACAGCATGATGGACAGCTCAGAGAGGCAGTGTTAA
- the tpd52l1 gene encoding tumor protein D53 isoform X7, translating into MDDRRQELYSSVLSDAVVDWGGMGPGEEWVNSATQEGMWERGSLAAGFLDSEPLKESDEDLGSELNLNNCIMTEEEREEFQQELAKLEEEISTLRQVLTAKEKQYAELKHKLGLGPLSELKNNLSRSWHDMQSSTAYKKTSDTLSTAGQKTSAAFTTFGSAITRKFGDMRNSPSFKSFEEKVESTVSTIKTKVGGTEAGGSFEDVLSSAANASSQDTPTNSMMDSSERQC; encoded by the exons ATGGACGACAGACGACAAG AGTTGTACTCTAGTGTTCTGAGCGATGCGGTGGTGGACTGGGGCGGCATGGGTCCTGGAGAAGAATGGGTTAACTCAGCCACACAGGAGGGAATGTGGG AGAGAGGAAGCCTCGCAGCAG GTTTTCTGGACTCGGAGCCGCTGAAGGAGTCCGATGAAGATTTGGGGTCAGAGCTCAACTTGAACAACTGCATCATGACTGAAGAGGAGCGAGAGGAGTTCCAACAGGAGCTGGCTAAA CTCGAAGAGGAGATCAGCACACTAAGGCAGGTCCTGACCGCCAAAGAAAAGCAGTATGCAGAGCTTAAACACAAGCTGGGCCTGGGTCCACTGAGTGAATTGAAGAACAACTTGAGCAGAAGCTGGCACGACATGCAGAGCTCCAcagc ATATAAGAAGACGTCCGATACGCTCTCCACAGCGGGACAGAAAACCTCAGCGGCGTTCACCACTTTTGGCAGCGCCATCACACGGAAGTTTGGAGACATGAG GAACTCCCCCAGCTTCAAGTCATTCGAGGAGAAAGTGGAAAGTACGGTTTCTACCATTAAG ACTAAGGTTGGGGGCACAGAGGCTGGGGGCAGCTTTGAGGACGTCCTCTCATCCGCGGCTAACGCTAGCTCTCAGGACACGCCCACCAACAGCATGATGGACAGCTCAGAGAGGCAGTGTTAA
- the tpd52l1 gene encoding tumor protein D53 isoform X2, producing MDDRRQELYSSVLSDAVVDWGGMGPGEEWVNSATQEGMWGFLDSEPLKESDEDLGSELNLNNCIMTEEEREEFQQELAKLEEEISTLRQVLTAKEKQYAELKHKLGLGPLSELKNNLSRSWHDMQSSTAYKKTSDTLSTAGQKTSAAFTTFGSAITRKFGDMSIVGLELLFPRRSNSIGYSVRQSMSMPIIRNSPSFKSFEEKVESTVSTIKTKVGGTEAGGSFEDVLSSAANASSQDTPTNSMMDSSERQC from the exons ATGGACGACAGACGACAAG AGTTGTACTCTAGTGTTCTGAGCGATGCGGTGGTGGACTGGGGCGGCATGGGTCCTGGAGAAGAATGGGTTAACTCAGCCACACAGGAGGGAATGTGGG GTTTTCTGGACTCGGAGCCGCTGAAGGAGTCCGATGAAGATTTGGGGTCAGAGCTCAACTTGAACAACTGCATCATGACTGAAGAGGAGCGAGAGGAGTTCCAACAGGAGCTGGCTAAA CTCGAAGAGGAGATCAGCACACTAAGGCAGGTCCTGACCGCCAAAGAAAAGCAGTATGCAGAGCTTAAACACAAGCTGGGCCTGGGTCCACTGAGTGAATTGAAGAACAACTTGAGCAGAAGCTGGCACGACATGCAGAGCTCCAcagc ATATAAGAAGACGTCCGATACGCTCTCCACAGCGGGACAGAAAACCTCAGCGGCGTTCACCACTTTTGGCAGCGCCATCACACGGAAGTTTGGAGACATGAG CATAGTGGGGCTGGAGTTACTCTTCCCACGGAG GTCCAACTCCATAGG TTACTCTGTCAGACAGTCTATGAGCATGCCCATCATCAG GAACTCCCCCAGCTTCAAGTCATTCGAGGAGAAAGTGGAAAGTACGGTTTCTACCATTAAG ACTAAGGTTGGGGGCACAGAGGCTGGGGGCAGCTTTGAGGACGTCCTCTCATCCGCGGCTAACGCTAGCTCTCAGGACACGCCCACCAACAGCATGATGGACAGCTCAGAGAGGCAGTGTTAA
- the tpd52l1 gene encoding tumor protein D53 isoform X9 — protein sequence MDDRRQGFLDSEPLKESDEDLGSELNLNNCIMTEEEREEFQQELAKLEEEISTLRQVLTAKEKQYAELKHKLGLGPLSELKNNLSRSWHDMQSSTAYKKTSDTLSTAGQKTSAAFTTFGSAITRKFGDMSIVGLELLFPRRSNSIGYSVRQSMSMPIIRNSPSFKSFEEKVESTVSTIKTKVGGTEAGGSFEDVLSSAANASSQDTPTNSMMDSSERQC from the exons ATGGACGACAGACGACAAG GTTTTCTGGACTCGGAGCCGCTGAAGGAGTCCGATGAAGATTTGGGGTCAGAGCTCAACTTGAACAACTGCATCATGACTGAAGAGGAGCGAGAGGAGTTCCAACAGGAGCTGGCTAAA CTCGAAGAGGAGATCAGCACACTAAGGCAGGTCCTGACCGCCAAAGAAAAGCAGTATGCAGAGCTTAAACACAAGCTGGGCCTGGGTCCACTGAGTGAATTGAAGAACAACTTGAGCAGAAGCTGGCACGACATGCAGAGCTCCAcagc ATATAAGAAGACGTCCGATACGCTCTCCACAGCGGGACAGAAAACCTCAGCGGCGTTCACCACTTTTGGCAGCGCCATCACACGGAAGTTTGGAGACATGAG CATAGTGGGGCTGGAGTTACTCTTCCCACGGAG GTCCAACTCCATAGG TTACTCTGTCAGACAGTCTATGAGCATGCCCATCATCAG GAACTCCCCCAGCTTCAAGTCATTCGAGGAGAAAGTGGAAAGTACGGTTTCTACCATTAAG ACTAAGGTTGGGGGCACAGAGGCTGGGGGCAGCTTTGAGGACGTCCTCTCATCCGCGGCTAACGCTAGCTCTCAGGACACGCCCACCAACAGCATGATGGACAGCTCAGAGAGGCAGTGTTAA
- the tpd52l1 gene encoding tumor protein D53 isoform X10, whose product MDDRRQGFLDSEPLKESDEDLGSELNLNNCIMTEEEREEFQQELAKLEEEISTLRQVLTAKEKQYAELKHKLGLGPLSELKNNLSRSWHDMQSSTAYKKTSDTLSTAGQKTSAAFTTFGSAITRKFGDMRNSPSFKSFEEKVESTVSTIKTKVGGTEAGGSFEDVLSSAANASSQDTPTNSMMDSSERQC is encoded by the exons ATGGACGACAGACGACAAG GTTTTCTGGACTCGGAGCCGCTGAAGGAGTCCGATGAAGATTTGGGGTCAGAGCTCAACTTGAACAACTGCATCATGACTGAAGAGGAGCGAGAGGAGTTCCAACAGGAGCTGGCTAAA CTCGAAGAGGAGATCAGCACACTAAGGCAGGTCCTGACCGCCAAAGAAAAGCAGTATGCAGAGCTTAAACACAAGCTGGGCCTGGGTCCACTGAGTGAATTGAAGAACAACTTGAGCAGAAGCTGGCACGACATGCAGAGCTCCAcagc ATATAAGAAGACGTCCGATACGCTCTCCACAGCGGGACAGAAAACCTCAGCGGCGTTCACCACTTTTGGCAGCGCCATCACACGGAAGTTTGGAGACATGAG GAACTCCCCCAGCTTCAAGTCATTCGAGGAGAAAGTGGAAAGTACGGTTTCTACCATTAAG ACTAAGGTTGGGGGCACAGAGGCTGGGGGCAGCTTTGAGGACGTCCTCTCATCCGCGGCTAACGCTAGCTCTCAGGACACGCCCACCAACAGCATGATGGACAGCTCAGAGAGGCAGTGTTAA
- the hddc2 gene encoding 5'-deoxynucleotidase HDDC2 isoform X2 produces MTAAVSRYANVHNDNSLSRVPRTGWVYRNVKNPESVSDHMYRMAIMCLTITDPGVDKDRCIRIALVHDMAECIVGDITPSDNISKEEKHRREEEAMRHLTELLPQGLKQDIYSLWEEYENQSSAEARLVKQFDSLEMILQAHEYEELEETPGRLQEFFDSTNGRFHHPDVLQFVSSLNEERGNSMNKADDAKKLVDTSESKTMSHSS; encoded by the exons ATGACTGCTGCAGTTAGCCGCTATGCTAACGTTCACAATGACAACAGCCTGAGT AGAGTGCCACGAACCGGCTGGGTGTACAGGAACGTGAAGAATCCTGAGAGTGTGTCGGATCACATGTACCGCATGGCCATCATGTGTCTGACCATAACTGACCCCGGGGTGGACAAGGACAG atgtATAAGAATAGCTCTCGTCCATGACATGGCAGAGTGCATTGTGGGAGACATCACCCCATCAGACAACATCAGTAAAGAAGAGAAGCACAGGAGGGAAGAG GAAGCAATGAGACATCTGACAGAACTTCTGCCACAGGGACTCAAACAGGACATCTACAGCCTGTGGGAG GAATATGAGAATCAGAGCAGCGCTGAGGCCAGGCTGGTGAAGCAGTTTGACAGTTTGGAGATGATCCTGCAAGCTCATGAGTACGAGGAGCTAGAGGAGACGCCAGGACGACTGCAGGAGTTCTTTGACTCCACCAACG GTCGTTTTCACCATCCTGATGTGCTCCAGTTTGTCAGCTCTTTGAATGAAGAAAGAGGAAATTCCATGAACAAAGCTGATGATGCAAAGAAACTTGTGGATACGTCAGAGTCAAAGACGATGTCACACTCCTCGTGA
- the hddc2 gene encoding 5'-deoxynucleotidase HDDC2 isoform X1 codes for MASTTEEKTGMKNMLQFMKLVGQLKRVPRTGWVYRNVKNPESVSDHMYRMAIMCLTITDPGVDKDRCIRIALVHDMAECIVGDITPSDNISKEEKHRREEEAMRHLTELLPQGLKQDIYSLWEEYENQSSAEARLVKQFDSLEMILQAHEYEELEETPGRLQEFFDSTNGRFHHPDVLQFVSSLNEERGNSMNKADDAKKLVDTSESKTMSHSS; via the exons ATGGCGTCCACCACAGAAGAAAAAACCGGCATGAAAAACATGCTGCAGTTTATGAAGCTTGTGGGACAACTAAAG AGAGTGCCACGAACCGGCTGGGTGTACAGGAACGTGAAGAATCCTGAGAGTGTGTCGGATCACATGTACCGCATGGCCATCATGTGTCTGACCATAACTGACCCCGGGGTGGACAAGGACAG atgtATAAGAATAGCTCTCGTCCATGACATGGCAGAGTGCATTGTGGGAGACATCACCCCATCAGACAACATCAGTAAAGAAGAGAAGCACAGGAGGGAAGAG GAAGCAATGAGACATCTGACAGAACTTCTGCCACAGGGACTCAAACAGGACATCTACAGCCTGTGGGAG GAATATGAGAATCAGAGCAGCGCTGAGGCCAGGCTGGTGAAGCAGTTTGACAGTTTGGAGATGATCCTGCAAGCTCATGAGTACGAGGAGCTAGAGGAGACGCCAGGACGACTGCAGGAGTTCTTTGACTCCACCAACG GTCGTTTTCACCATCCTGATGTGCTCCAGTTTGTCAGCTCTTTGAATGAAGAAAGAGGAAATTCCATGAACAAAGCTGATGATGCAAAGAAACTTGTGGATACGTCAGAGTCAAAGACGATGTCACACTCCTCGTGA
- the cenpw gene encoding centromere protein W has protein sequence MLNKVPGLKKTIRARAKGHINIRPTSEAMLELVTLLFLNSLAEEAKTRAFEDKSATIRSNHIRDVSKKLLKKARG, from the exons ATGTTGAACAAAGTGCCTGGTTTGAAGAAAACCATCAGAGCCAGAGCGAAGGGTCACATAAACATCAGGCCGACTTCAGAGGCGATG CTGGAACTGGTGACGCTGCTGTTCCTGAACAGTTTGGCTGAAGAAGCGAAAACCAGAGCGTTTGAAGACAAATCTGCAACCATCAGATCCAACCACATCCGAGACGTGTCGAAG aaATTGCTGAAAAAAGCCAGAGGATGA